In one window of Polaromonas naphthalenivorans CJ2 DNA:
- a CDS encoding ABC transporter substrate-binding protein, whose protein sequence is MLKLSKLAAALALVAAGTAAMAGEVEVLHYWTSGGEAKSVAELKKIMEAKGHVWKDFAVAGGGGDNAATVLKSRVVSGNPPAAAQIKGPAIQEWAAEGVLANMDPVAQAEKWDSLLPKVVADVMKYKGNFVAVPVNVHRVNWMWANAAVLKKAGVAGMPKNWDEFFVAADKIKKAGLIPVAHGGQNWQDFTTFESVVLGVGGPKFYSDALVKLDQKALTGETMKKSLETFRKIKGYTDAAAPGRDWNLATAMVMQEKAAFQFMGDWAKGEFIAAGKVPGKDFLCAAAPGTANAFTFNVDSFAMFKLKGAAAQKAQADLSAAIMGTEFQEIFNLNKGSIPVRLNMNMAKFDDCAKLSGKDFVETAKTGGLVPSAAHGMAISPAAEGAIKDAVSQFWNDDKISVDEAQKRIAAAAKTK, encoded by the coding sequence ATGTTGAAACTTTCCAAGCTGGCTGCGGCCCTTGCCTTGGTGGCCGCTGGCACGGCGGCCATGGCCGGTGAAGTCGAAGTCCTGCATTACTGGACTTCCGGTGGCGAGGCCAAGTCGGTCGCCGAACTGAAAAAAATCATGGAAGCCAAAGGCCATGTCTGGAAGGATTTCGCCGTAGCGGGCGGCGGCGGCGACAACGCGGCCACCGTGCTCAAAAGCCGCGTGGTGTCGGGCAACCCGCCCGCAGCCGCCCAGATCAAAGGCCCGGCGATCCAGGAATGGGCGGCTGAAGGCGTTCTGGCCAACATGGACCCTGTCGCCCAGGCCGAAAAGTGGGACAGCCTGCTGCCCAAGGTGGTGGCCGACGTCATGAAGTACAAAGGCAATTTCGTGGCGGTTCCCGTCAACGTGCACCGCGTGAACTGGATGTGGGCCAACGCCGCCGTGCTGAAAAAAGCCGGGGTCGCGGGCATGCCCAAGAATTGGGACGAGTTCTTTGTCGCGGCCGACAAGATCAAGAAAGCAGGGCTGATTCCGGTCGCCCACGGTGGCCAGAACTGGCAGGACTTCACCACCTTCGAGTCCGTGGTGCTCGGCGTGGGCGGCCCGAAGTTCTACAGCGACGCGCTCGTCAAGCTTGACCAAAAGGCGCTGACCGGCGAGACCATGAAGAAGTCGCTGGAAACCTTCCGCAAGATCAAGGGCTACACCGACGCTGCCGCGCCCGGGCGCGACTGGAACCTGGCCACCGCCATGGTGATGCAGGAAAAAGCGGCCTTCCAGTTCATGGGCGACTGGGCCAAGGGCGAGTTCATTGCGGCCGGCAAGGTGCCCGGCAAGGACTTCCTGTGCGCCGCCGCCCCCGGCACCGCCAATGCGTTCACCTTCAATGTGGACTCGTTTGCCATGTTCAAGCTCAAAGGCGCCGCAGCGCAAAAGGCGCAGGCGGATTTGTCGGCGGCCATCATGGGCACGGAATTCCAGGAGATTTTCAACCTGAACAAGGGCTCGATTCCGGTGCGCCTGAACATGAACATGGCCAAGTTCGACGACTGCGCCAAGCTGTCCGGCAAGGACTTTGTCGAGACCGCCAAAACCGGCGGGCTGGTGCCCTCGGCGGCCCACGGCATGGCCATCAGCCCTGCGGCTGAAGGCGCCATCAAGGACGCGGTCAGCCAGTTCTGGAACGACGACAAGATCTCGGTGGACGAGGCGCAAAAGCGCATCGCTGCCGCAGCAAAAACCAAATAA
- the zwf gene encoding glucose-6-phosphate dehydrogenase: MTTLLPPAGALDIVIFGGTGDLSFRKLLPALYMAHLHEKLSADARIIAIGRQDWTHDEYLAFIDSHSPAFIDASAFSASDWQHFLARLTYVSMDVMQGDDYARLKTLCSQPALRVFYLATAPSLFTQICARLSDAGLVDAQARVVLEKPLGTDLASARAINTEVARYFGEHQIYRIDHYLGKETVQNLMVLRFGNAIYEPLWRAPYIRSVQITVAETVGVGSRAGFYDGAGAMRDMVQNHLLQLLCIVAMEPPISLDADDVRDEKLKVLRSLRKMDLADIKRDTVRGQYTAGASEGAAVKGYLQEDDVPAGSRTETFVALRAHIDNTRWANVPFFLRTGKRMQQRQSQIIIEFADQPFSIFGTAASHEPNRLIISLQPEESIHLEMMVKEPGSGMKLHPVKLGLDLQSTSDKRRAEAYERLLIDVVKGRLTHFMRRDELEAAWTWIEPILAGWKALDDKPRSYSAGTWGPAASSALMAREHLSWFEEA, encoded by the coding sequence ATGACCACCCTCCTTCCACCTGCCGGCGCACTCGACATCGTGATCTTCGGCGGCACGGGCGACCTGTCGTTCCGCAAGCTGCTGCCCGCGCTGTACATGGCGCACCTGCACGAGAAGCTGTCTGCCGACGCACGCATCATCGCCATTGGCCGCCAGGACTGGACGCATGACGAGTACCTGGCGTTCATCGACAGCCACTCGCCCGCCTTCATCGACGCCAGTGCCTTCAGCGCCAGCGACTGGCAGCACTTTTTGGCGCGCCTGACCTATGTCAGCATGGACGTGATGCAGGGCGATGACTACGCCCGGCTCAAAACCCTGTGCAGCCAGCCGGCATTGCGGGTGTTCTACCTGGCCACGGCGCCCAGCCTGTTCACCCAGATTTGCGCCCGGCTCTCGGACGCCGGCCTGGTCGATGCGCAGGCCCGTGTGGTGCTTGAGAAACCGCTGGGCACCGACCTGGCCTCGGCCCGCGCCATCAACACCGAAGTGGCGCGCTACTTTGGCGAGCATCAGATTTACCGCATCGACCACTACCTGGGCAAGGAAACGGTGCAAAACCTGATGGTGCTGCGTTTTGGCAATGCCATTTACGAGCCGCTGTGGCGCGCGCCCTACATCAGGAGCGTGCAGATCACGGTGGCCGAAACCGTCGGCGTGGGCAGCCGCGCCGGCTTTTACGACGGTGCCGGCGCCATGCGCGACATGGTGCAAAACCACCTGCTGCAGCTGCTGTGCATCGTGGCGATGGAGCCGCCGATCTCGCTCGATGCCGACGATGTGCGCGATGAAAAGCTCAAGGTCTTGCGCTCGCTGCGCAAGATGGACCTGGCCGACATCAAGCGCGACACGGTGCGCGGCCAGTACACCGCAGGCGCGTCCGAGGGCGCCGCCGTGAAGGGCTACCTTCAAGAAGACGACGTGCCGGCCGGCAGCCGCACCGAAACCTTCGTGGCCTTGCGCGCGCACATCGACAACACGCGCTGGGCCAATGTGCCCTTCTTCCTGCGCACCGGCAAGCGCATGCAACAGCGCCAGTCGCAAATCATCATCGAGTTCGCCGACCAGCCCTTCTCGATCTTTGGCACGGCGGCCAGCCATGAGCCCAACCGCCTGATCATCAGCCTGCAGCCCGAAGAGTCGATCCACCTGGAGATGATGGTCAAGGAACCCGGCTCGGGCATGAAGCTGCATCCCGTCAAGCTTGGCCTTGACCTGCAATCGACCTCCGACAAGCGCCGCGCCGAAGCCTATGAACGCCTGCTGATCGACGTGGTCAAAGGCCGGCTGACGCACTTCATGCGCCGCGACGAACTGGAAGCGGCCTGGACGTGGATCGAACCCATCCTGGCGGGCTGGAAAGCGCTGGACGACAAGCCGCGCAGCTATTCGGCCGGCACCTGGGGGCCTGCGGCCTCATCGGCCCTGATGGCGCGCGAGCACCTGTCCTGGTTCGAGGAAGCCTGA
- a CDS encoding LysR family transcriptional regulator, protein MAKLKQLESFVSVVARGSLTAAALAEGVAPAIMGRRLDALEERLGVKLLVRTTRRITLTHEGSAFLEDCQRLLADLANAEASVSAGGVKASGHLRITAPAGFGRRHVAPLVAKFREQHADVTITLNLGDRVVDLAGEGFDCAVRVGDLPDSSLVSVRLADNRRLCVATPRYLQLHGTPRHPGELAKFDCLTLSSEASQTRGWAFRVPRNAQGRQREGVLADAQVDGDSEIIHLKPGGPLDCSDGQVLHDWCLAGYGIAWRSTWEVESEIAAGRLVAVLEDFAAPANGIYAVFPQRKHLPLRVRLWIDFLKHHYSQPEFWRQ, encoded by the coding sequence ATGGCCAAACTCAAGCAGCTCGAATCCTTTGTCTCCGTGGTGGCGCGCGGCAGCCTGACGGCGGCGGCGCTGGCCGAGGGCGTGGCGCCGGCCATCATGGGGCGGCGGCTCGATGCGCTGGAAGAGCGCCTGGGCGTCAAGCTGCTGGTGCGCACCACGCGGCGCATCACGCTGACGCACGAGGGCAGCGCTTTCCTCGAAGACTGCCAGCGCCTGCTGGCCGACCTGGCGAACGCCGAGGCCAGCGTGTCGGCCGGCGGCGTCAAGGCCAGCGGCCACCTGCGCATCACCGCGCCGGCCGGCTTTGGCCGGCGCCATGTGGCGCCGCTGGTGGCCAAGTTCCGTGAGCAGCATGCCGACGTGACCATCACGCTGAACCTGGGCGACCGGGTGGTCGATCTGGCCGGCGAAGGCTTTGACTGCGCGGTGCGCGTCGGCGACCTGCCCGATTCGTCGCTGGTCAGCGTGCGGCTGGCCGACAACCGGCGGCTGTGCGTGGCCACGCCGCGCTACCTGCAACTGCACGGCACGCCGCGGCACCCCGGCGAACTGGCCAAATTCGACTGCCTCACGCTGTCCAGCGAAGCCTCGCAGACGCGCGGCTGGGCGTTTCGCGTTCCGCGCAACGCCCAAGGGCGGCAACGTGAAGGCGTCCTCGCGGACGCGCAGGTTGACGGCGACTCCGAGATCATCCACCTCAAACCCGGCGGCCCGCTCGACTGCTCGGACGGCCAGGTGCTGCACGACTGGTGCCTGGCGGGCTACGGCATTGCCTGGCGCAGCACCTGGGAAGTCGAGTCCGAAATCGCCGCCGGCCGGCTGGTGGCGGTGCTGGAAGACTTTGCCGCGCCGGCCAACGGCATTTACGCGGTGTTTCCGCAGCGCAAGCATCTGCCGCTGCGGGTGCGGCTGTGGATCGACTTTTTAAAGCACCACTACAGCCAGCCGGAGTTCTGGCGGCAGTAA
- a CDS encoding SemiSWEET transporter: MLLTDLIGYCAATLTTASFVPQAWHTFTTRDVRGISLGMYSAFTVGVMCWTVYGLLMDAWPIVVANCITLVLALAILVMKLRYHQA, translated from the coding sequence ATGCTGCTTACCGATTTGATTGGCTACTGCGCCGCCACCCTCACCACGGCCAGCTTTGTGCCGCAGGCCTGGCACACTTTTACGACCCGGGACGTGCGCGGCATTTCGCTGGGCATGTACAGCGCCTTCACCGTCGGCGTGATGTGCTGGACCGTCTATGGTTTGCTGATGGACGCCTGGCCCATCGTCGTGGCCAATTGCATCACCCTGGTCCTGGCGCTTGCCATTTTGGTGATGAAACTGCGCTATCACCAGGCCTGA
- a CDS encoding carbohydrate ABC transporter permease translates to MTAKHPFAKHLSRALLYAVLLVAALFFLAPFYVMLATSFKDAEQIRSGNLLSPPASLNFDAWRLAWSSACTGVDCRGLQPYFWNSVSMAIPAVLISTAWGAVNGYVLSLWKFRGSELLFGFLLFGVFMPFQVVLLPMSQVLGYLGLSSSIGGLVLVHCLAGMAGTTLFFRNYYTAIPKELVNAARMDGAGFWRIFWRIVLPLSTPILMVTLIWQFTNIWNDFLFGVAFSGADSKPITVGLNNMANTSSSVKSYNVDMAAAVIAGLPTMLVYVLAGQYFVKGLTAGAVKG, encoded by the coding sequence ATGACCGCTAAACACCCTTTCGCCAAACACCTGAGCCGCGCGCTGCTCTACGCGGTGCTGCTGGTCGCGGCCCTGTTTTTCCTGGCGCCTTTCTACGTCATGCTCGCGACCTCCTTCAAGGATGCCGAGCAGATCCGCTCGGGCAACCTGCTGAGCCCGCCCGCCTCGCTCAACTTCGACGCCTGGCGCCTGGCCTGGTCCTCGGCCTGCACCGGGGTCGATTGCCGTGGCTTGCAGCCCTACTTCTGGAATTCGGTCAGCATGGCGATTCCGGCGGTGCTGATCTCCACCGCCTGGGGCGCGGTCAACGGCTACGTGCTGAGCCTGTGGAAGTTCAGGGGCAGCGAACTGCTGTTCGGCTTTCTGCTGTTCGGCGTGTTCATGCCGTTTCAGGTGGTGCTGCTGCCGATGAGCCAGGTGCTGGGCTATCTGGGCCTGTCCAGTTCCATCGGCGGACTGGTGCTGGTGCATTGCCTGGCGGGCATGGCCGGCACCACGCTGTTTTTCCGCAACTACTACACCGCCATTCCGAAAGAACTGGTGAATGCAGCGCGCATGGATGGCGCGGGTTTCTGGCGCATTTTCTGGCGCATCGTGCTGCCGCTGTCCACGCCGATTTTGATGGTGACGCTGATCTGGCAGTTCACCAACATCTGGAACGACTTCCTGTTCGGCGTGGCCTTCAGCGGCGCCGACAGCAAGCCGATCACGGTCGGCCTGAACAACATGGCCAACACCTCCAGCAGCGTGAAAAGCTACAACGTGGACATGGCTGCGGCCGTGATCGCGGGGCTGCCGACCATGCTGGTGTATGTGCTGGCAGGTCAATATTTCGTCAAGGGTCTCACAGCCGGCGCTGTGAAAGGATAA
- a CDS encoding carbohydrate porin: MKTTHKISLIAAAAALCAGSAFAMDVGGIEFHGYSRGGPVLSHDDNIKGGLSLGGDLQKYRLGNEGDNGIEIDLIKNFEAGGVKWKVHYMPVKWGSSSVGTDQAYVEMSGLSFAPEAKVWAGQRRLRIQDVHIVDNFLLNYGDNQGAGVTDIGIGGAKLGVGLFSGDKFDSSMPAGVKATRLNVDISAINTNPDGKLRVLLTTVKGSGLANSNSGSGISVSHNQENFLVKGMTNSLFLQTSTGHARIDGEFQSIDGVTAGQRVSRIADSLNWQSGAFGGQTLLSYQTSKVDGTSVTTKDTSVGGRVSYAFSSNFKLLAEVGLTSRKAPTGNQTLNKVTIAPTISVGPDFWSRPEVRLYVTKANWNTAAATANASTFGAGGRTSSTIMGVQYEVWW, translated from the coding sequence ATGAAGACAACACACAAAATCAGCCTCATCGCAGCCGCTGCAGCCCTGTGCGCAGGCAGCGCATTCGCCATGGATGTGGGCGGCATTGAGTTCCACGGCTACTCCCGTGGCGGCCCGGTGCTGAGCCATGACGACAACATCAAGGGCGGACTGAGCCTGGGCGGCGACTTGCAGAAGTACCGCCTCGGCAACGAAGGCGACAACGGCATCGAGATCGACCTGATCAAGAACTTCGAAGCGGGCGGCGTGAAATGGAAGGTGCACTACATGCCCGTCAAGTGGGGCAGCAGCTCGGTCGGCACCGACCAGGCCTACGTGGAAATGAGCGGCCTGTCGTTTGCCCCCGAAGCCAAGGTCTGGGCCGGGCAGCGCCGGCTGCGGATTCAGGACGTGCACATCGTTGACAACTTCCTGCTGAACTACGGCGACAACCAGGGCGCCGGCGTGACCGACATCGGCATTGGCGGCGCCAAGCTCGGCGTCGGCCTGTTCAGCGGTGACAAGTTCGACAGCTCAATGCCCGCCGGCGTGAAGGCCACCCGCCTGAATGTGGACATTTCCGCCATCAACACCAACCCCGATGGCAAGCTGCGCGTGTTGCTGACCACGGTCAAAGGCAGCGGCCTGGCCAACAGCAACTCCGGCTCCGGCATCTCGGTGTCGCACAACCAGGAAAACTTCCTGGTCAAGGGCATGACCAACTCGCTGTTCCTGCAAACATCGACGGGACACGCCCGCATTGATGGCGAGTTCCAGTCCATCGACGGCGTGACGGCCGGCCAGCGTGTGAGCCGCATTGCGGATTCGCTGAACTGGCAAAGCGGCGCTTTTGGCGGCCAGACCCTGCTGAGCTACCAGACCAGCAAGGTGGACGGCACCAGCGTGACGACCAAGGACACCTCGGTGGGCGGCCGCGTGTCGTATGCCTTTTCCAGCAACTTCAAGCTGCTGGCCGAAGTGGGCCTGACCAGCCGCAAGGCGCCCACCGGCAACCAGACGCTCAACAAGGTCACCATCGCGCCGACCATCTCGGTGGGACCGGACTTCTGGAGCCGCCCTGAAGTGCGTTTGTATGTGACCAAGGCCAACTGGAACACCGCAGCGGCAACAGCCAACGCCAGCACCTTCGGCGCCGGGGGCAGAACCTCCAGCACCATCATGGGTGTGCAGTACGAGGTGTGGTGGTAA
- a CDS encoding carbohydrate ABC transporter permease, with product MKNNFETWLPKLVISPAFVLGFAFIYGFMVWNGVLSVTGSRMLPNYDEFVGLAQYERLFEMDRWWVALKNLGIFSLLYVGGSMLIGMVLAIFLDQKVRGEGALRIIYLYPMALSFIVTGTAWKWILNPSLGLEKLMHDLGWASFHFDWLVQSDFAIYCVVIAGIWQSAGFAMALFLAGLRGIDDSIIKAAQIDGASLPRIYWRILLPILRPVVFSTILVLAHLSIKSFDLVMALTNGGPGYATDVPATFMFVMSFTRGQIGLGAASATMMLATVAAIVVPYLYSELRAKPHDR from the coding sequence ATGAAAAACAATTTTGAAACATGGCTGCCCAAACTGGTCATTTCACCGGCCTTCGTGCTGGGGTTTGCCTTTATTTACGGCTTCATGGTGTGGAACGGCGTGCTGTCCGTCACCGGCTCGCGCATGCTGCCCAACTATGACGAATTCGTCGGGCTGGCGCAGTATGAGCGGCTGTTCGAGATGGACCGCTGGTGGGTGGCGCTGAAAAACCTCGGGATTTTCAGCCTGCTCTACGTCGGCGGCTCGATGCTGATCGGCATGGTGCTGGCGATTTTCCTGGACCAGAAGGTGCGCGGCGAGGGCGCCCTGCGCATCATCTACCTGTACCCGATGGCGCTGTCGTTCATCGTCACCGGTACCGCCTGGAAATGGATTCTGAACCCCAGCCTCGGGCTGGAAAAGCTCATGCACGACCTGGGCTGGGCCAGTTTTCATTTCGACTGGCTGGTGCAGAGCGACTTCGCCATTTACTGCGTGGTGATTGCCGGCATCTGGCAGTCGGCCGGCTTCGCCATGGCCTTGTTTTTGGCGGGCCTGCGCGGCATTGACGACAGCATCATCAAGGCCGCGCAGATCGACGGCGCCTCGCTGCCGCGCATTTACTGGCGCATTCTTTTGCCCATCCTGCGCCCGGTCGTGTTCTCCACCATCTTGGTGCTGGCGCACCTGTCGATCAAGAGTTTCGACCTGGTGATGGCGCTGACCAACGGCGGCCCCGGGTATGCGACCGACGTGCCGGCCACCTTCATGTTCGTCATGAGCTTCACCCGTGGCCAGATCGGCCTGGGCGCCGCCAGCGCCACCATGATGCTGGCCACGGTGGCCGCCATCGTCGTGCCTTATCTTTACAGCGAACTTCGAGCCAAACCCCATGACCGCTAA
- a CDS encoding glucokinase, producing the protein MFESRNPDIASPAPYPRWLGDIGGTNARFGWQASESAAISHVQVLPCAEHESLLEAAQSYLREQGLSTPPCAAFGIANPVTGDQVAMTNHHWKFSVSALRESLGLARFLLLNDFTALALSLPQLPEAHRRAVGGGQAAPDAAIGLIGAGTGLGVSGLLPLGHQNKWIPIAGEGGHVTLSAATALEFAAIQHLQKRYGHVSAERVISGAGLVDLYHALCDLKDGQGREITTPADVMARAQDVPLSTANQALDMFCGFLGSVAGDLALTLGARGGIYIGGGIVPRMGERFEASPFRARFEDKGRFKPYLQAIPTWVIHSPVSPALQGASQALSLTQW; encoded by the coding sequence ATGTTTGAATCGCGCAACCCGGACATCGCCAGCCCCGCCCCCTATCCGCGCTGGCTGGGCGACATTGGCGGCACCAACGCCCGCTTTGGCTGGCAGGCCAGCGAAAGTGCAGCGATCAGCCATGTGCAGGTGTTGCCGTGCGCCGAACACGAATCCCTCCTGGAAGCCGCGCAAAGCTATTTGCGCGAACAAGGCTTGAGCACGCCACCCTGCGCCGCCTTTGGCATTGCCAACCCGGTCACCGGCGACCAGGTGGCCATGACCAACCACCACTGGAAGTTCTCGGTCAGCGCCCTGCGGGAAAGCCTGGGCCTTGCGCGTTTTTTGCTGCTCAACGACTTCACCGCGCTGGCCTTGTCGCTCCCGCAGCTGCCCGAGGCGCACAGGCGCGCCGTGGGCGGCGGCCAGGCGGCGCCCGACGCGGCCATCGGCCTGATCGGTGCGGGCACCGGACTGGGCGTGTCGGGCTTGTTGCCGCTGGGCCACCAGAACAAGTGGATTCCGATTGCCGGGGAAGGCGGCCATGTCACCTTAAGCGCCGCCACGGCCCTGGAATTCGCGGCTATACAGCACTTGCAAAAGCGCTATGGCCATGTGTCGGCGGAACGCGTGATTTCAGGCGCGGGCCTGGTCGATCTGTACCACGCGCTGTGCGACCTCAAGGACGGCCAGGGCCGCGAGATCACCACCCCGGCGGACGTGATGGCGCGCGCGCAGGACGTACCCCTGTCCACCGCCAACCAGGCACTCGACATGTTCTGCGGCTTCCTGGGCAGCGTGGCCGGCGACCTGGCACTGACGCTGGGCGCACGCGGCGGGATTTACATCGGCGGCGGCATCGTGCCGCGCATGGGCGAGCGCTTTGAAGCCTCGCCGTTTCGCGCCCGCTTTGAGGACAAGGGCCGCTTCAAGCCCTATTTGCAGGCCATCCCCACCTGGGTGATCCACAGCCCGGTCTCGCCCGCGCTGCAGGGCGCATCGCAAGCGCTCTCGCTCACGCAATGGTGA
- a CDS encoding ABC transporter ATP-binding protein yields MAASLKIAGIRKVYGKADKAVEVLKKIDIDVAPGEFLILVGPSGCGKSTLLNIIAGLEEPSEGQLLISGKDVVGVAPAQRDIAMVFQSYALYPNMSVADNIGFALEMRKVPKAARVKRIAEVAAMLQIEHLLNRRPAQLSGGQRQRVAMGRALARDPQIFLFDEPLSNLDAKLRVEMRAEIKRLHQLSGITSVYVTHDQIEAMTLGSRIAVMKDGILQQIGTPDDIYRRPANTYVAGFIGSPTMNFIAGSASGTSAGGLFSFEGGALPLDCPAPAGPVMLGQRPEHIHLQADAPWRGEVLLVEPTGADTYVVIKTAVGPITVRVPPNTPIKVGELTGLGVSSKHNNWFDAQSGLRIA; encoded by the coding sequence ATGGCAGCTTCACTCAAAATCGCGGGCATCCGCAAAGTCTATGGCAAGGCCGACAAGGCCGTCGAAGTGCTTAAAAAGATCGACATCGACGTCGCACCGGGCGAATTTTTGATCCTGGTCGGGCCTTCGGGCTGCGGCAAATCGACGCTGCTCAACATCATCGCCGGCCTGGAAGAACCCAGCGAAGGCCAACTGCTCATCTCGGGCAAGGACGTTGTCGGCGTGGCGCCCGCCCAGCGCGACATCGCCATGGTGTTCCAGAGCTACGCGCTGTATCCGAACATGAGCGTGGCCGACAACATCGGCTTTGCGCTGGAGATGCGCAAGGTGCCTAAAGCAGCGCGCGTCAAGCGCATCGCCGAGGTGGCCGCCATGCTGCAGATCGAGCATTTGCTGAACCGCCGCCCGGCGCAGCTCTCCGGCGGCCAGCGCCAGCGCGTCGCCATGGGGCGCGCCCTGGCGCGCGACCCGCAGATATTCTTGTTCGACGAGCCGCTGAGCAACCTGGACGCCAAGCTGCGCGTGGAAATGCGCGCCGAGATCAAGCGCCTGCACCAGCTCAGCGGCATCACCAGCGTGTATGTCACGCACGACCAGATCGAGGCCATGACGCTGGGCAGCCGCATCGCCGTCATGAAAGACGGCATCCTGCAGCAAATCGGCACGCCGGACGATATTTACCGGCGTCCGGCCAATACCTACGTGGCCGGCTTCATTGGCTCGCCTACTATGAATTTCATAGCTGGCAGCGCAAGCGGGACAAGCGCAGGAGGCCTATTTTCCTTTGAAGGCGGGGCGCTGCCGCTGGACTGCCCGGCGCCGGCCGGCCCGGTCATGCTGGGGCAGCGGCCCGAGCACATTCACCTGCAGGCGGATGCGCCGTGGCGCGGCGAGGTTCTGCTGGTCGAGCCCACGGGCGCGGACACCTATGTGGTGATCAAGACCGCCGTGGGGCCGATCACCGTGCGCGTGCCGCCCAATACGCCCATCAAGGTCGGCGAGCTGACCGGCCTCGGCGTGAGCAGCAAGCACAACAACTGGTTTGATGCACAAAGTGGCCTGCGCATCGCCTGA
- the mgrA gene encoding L-glyceraldehyde 3-phosphate reductase: MNYQPNAARYDTMPYRSCGRSGLMLPAITLGLWHNFGDATPMETQRAMLRTAFDLGITHFDLANNYGPPGGSAEINFGEHLRRDFKPYRDELIISSKAGWDMWPGPYGQGGGSRKHVLASLDQSLKRMGLDYVDIFYSHRFDPDTPLEETMGALATAVQQGKALYVGLSSYSAAKTSEAAAILRAMGVAPLIHQPSYSLLNRWIEGELLDTLAETGMGCIAFSALAQGLLTDKYLNGIPADARINRPGGSSLKAEHLSEQNLKHARALNELALARGQSLAQMATAWVLRDGRVTSALIGASRPAQIAELVGALRKLEFSAEELAAIDQHAVDGGINLWQRPSTDQRPA; this comes from the coding sequence ATGAACTACCAGCCCAACGCAGCCCGCTATGACACCATGCCCTACCGAAGCTGCGGACGCAGCGGCTTGATGCTGCCCGCCATCACCCTGGGGCTGTGGCATAACTTTGGCGACGCCACGCCCATGGAAACGCAGCGCGCCATGCTGCGTACCGCGTTCGACCTGGGCATCACGCACTTTGACCTGGCCAACAACTACGGCCCGCCCGGCGGCAGTGCGGAAATCAATTTTGGCGAGCATCTGCGGCGCGACTTCAAGCCCTATCGCGACGAACTCATCATTTCCAGCAAGGCGGGCTGGGACATGTGGCCCGGCCCTTATGGGCAGGGCGGCGGCTCGCGCAAGCATGTGCTGGCCAGCCTGGACCAGAGCCTCAAGCGCATGGGGCTTGACTATGTCGATATTTTTTATTCGCACCGCTTTGACCCCGACACCCCGCTGGAGGAAACCATGGGGGCGCTGGCCACGGCGGTTCAGCAGGGCAAGGCCTTGTACGTCGGCCTCAGCAGCTACTCGGCGGCCAAGACGAGCGAAGCCGCGGCCATTTTGCGTGCCATGGGTGTGGCGCCGTTGATTCACCAGCCCTCTTACAGCCTGCTGAACCGCTGGATTGAGGGCGAGCTGCTCGACACCCTGGCTGAAACCGGCATGGGCTGCATTGCGTTCAGCGCGCTGGCGCAGGGGCTGCTGACCGACAAGTACCTGAACGGCATTCCGGCGGACGCCCGAATCAACCGCCCCGGCGGCAGTTCCCTCAAGGCCGAACATCTGAGCGAACAAAACCTCAAGCATGCGCGTGCCCTGAATGAGCTGGCGCTGGCGCGCGGACAGAGCCTGGCCCAGATGGCGACGGCCTGGGTGCTGCGCGATGGCCGCGTGACCTCGGCGTTGATTGGCGCCAGCCGCCCGGCGCAAATCGCGGAACTGGTCGGCGCGCTGCGCAAGCTTGAGTTTTCCGCCGAAGAACTGGCGGCCATTGACCAGCACGCGGTGGACGGCGGCATCAACCTGTGGCAACGCCCCTCGACCGATCAGCGCCCGGCTTGA